From the genome of Triticum aestivum cultivar Chinese Spring chromosome 3B, IWGSC CS RefSeq v2.1, whole genome shotgun sequence, one region includes:
- the LOC123071997 gene encoding stearoyl-[acyl-carrier-protein] 9-desaturase 2, chloroplastic: MASRMALRPHGVTPPLAAAGRAGRRSGSVRVLAIASSASAKIESKKTFAPPKEVHVQVTHSMPPQKMEIFQSLDGWARDNLLLHLKPVEKCWQPQDFLPDPASDGFHDEVKELRERAKEIPDDYLVCLVGDMITEEALPTYQTMLNTLDGVRDETGASPTAWAVWTRAWTAEENRHGDLLNKYLYLTGRVDMRQIEKTIQYLIGSGMDPRTENNPYLGFIYTSFQERATFISHGNTARHAKDFGDLKLAQICGIIASDEKRHETAYTKIVEKLFEIDPDGTVLALADMMRKKIAMPAHLMFDGQDEKLFDHFSMVAQRLGVYTARDYADILEFLVGRWKVPELTGLSGEGHKAQDYLCTLAGRIRKLDERAQSRAKQAGKMPFSWVYGREVQM; the protein is encoded by the exons ATGGCCTCCAGGATGGCGCTCCGCCCCCACGGCGTCACgcccccgctcgccgccgccggccgcgctgGCCGCAGGAGCGGCAGCGTCAGGGTCCTCGccatcgcctcctccgcctccgctaA GATTGAGAGCAAGAAGACGTTTGCTCCTCCAAAGGAGGTCCATGTCCAGGTTACACATTCAATGCCACCTCAGAAGATGGAAATATTCCAATCTCTTGATGGTTGGGCTAGAGATAATCTGTTGCTGCATCTGAAGCCAGTTGAGAAGTGTTGGCAGCCACAGGATTTCCTCCCTGATCCAGCATCTGATGGATTTCACGATGAAGTTAAGGAACTCAGAGAACGTGCCAAGGAAATTCCTGATGATTATCTTGTTTGTTTGGTCGGAGACATGATTACCGAGGAAGCTCTTCCTACATACCAGACTATGCTTAACACCCTTGATGGTGTCCGAGATGAAACAGGTGCAAGCCCCACTGCTTGGGCTGTTTGGACGAGGGCATGGACTGCTGAGGAGAATAGGCATGGTGACCTCCTAAACAAGTATCTGTACCTCACTGGGAGAGTGGACATGAGACAAATTGAGAAGACAATCCAGTATCTTATTGGCTCTGGGATG GACCCTAGGACAGAGAACAATCCATATCTTGGCTTCATCTACACCTCCTTCCAAGAGCGTGCGACCTTCATCTCACATGGAAACACCGCTCGCCATGCCAAGGACTTCGGTGACCTGAAGCTCGCACAGATCTGCGGCATCATCGCCTCGGATGAGAAGCGGCACGAGACTGCATACACCAAGATTGTCGAGAAGCTGTTTGAGATTGATCCAGATGGCACCGTGCTTGCTCTGGCCGACATGATGAGGAAGAAGATCGCGATGCCTGCCCACCTGATGTTCGACGGGCAGGACGAGAAGCTGTTCGACCATTTCTCCATGGTGGCGCAGAGGCTCGGCGTCTACACCGCCAGGGACTACGCCGACATCCTTGAGTTCCTCGTTGGCAGGTGGAAGGTCCCCGAACTGACCGGCCTCTCCGGCGAGGGACACAAGGCCCAGGACTACCTCTGCACCCTTGCTGGAAGGATCCGGAAGCTGGACGAGAGGGCCCAGTCGAGGGCCAAGCAAGCCGGTAAGATGCCCTTTAGCTGGGTCTATGGCAGGGAGGTGCAGATGTGA